A window of the Halobacterium hubeiense genome harbors these coding sequences:
- a CDS encoding extracellular solute-binding protein, which yields MRESRDKTRRRFLAAAGAASTTALAGCTSILGGDGSSSDDRPTLADFRGSGEIVSDRPAPGGTSIEDLPDLEGELSIYLGGGEGGRYTTLIDLLNQYYDDFEASAQTQPSSQLANVIVDEHESGTTQADVFWSVDAGSLAYVADNDATRDLSSDATSMVADDRFVTDQWAGVAGRSRAVPYNTNQFSASEIPTSVDGIATDDQFTGSLGWAPTYGAFHGFVTAMRQLRGDDGTREWLNNMLDQSPARYDSEYATVSQGITNGEVGLGLTNHYYPILVFASNPDAPLDLAFTENDAGALVNTAGASVLDGAGDPDLAELFVRHLLSAEAQEFLATRGFAFPMIEGVEPVGPLPTIDELSPPDIDLQSLSDVQPTIELLEDVGILS from the coding sequence ATGAGAGAGTCACGCGACAAGACGCGCCGCCGGTTCCTCGCGGCGGCAGGCGCAGCCTCCACGACCGCACTCGCCGGCTGTACGAGCATCCTCGGCGGAGACGGGAGCAGCAGCGACGACCGACCGACGCTCGCGGACTTCCGCGGCTCCGGCGAAATCGTCTCCGACCGGCCCGCGCCCGGCGGCACGTCCATCGAAGACCTCCCCGACCTCGAGGGCGAACTCTCCATCTACCTCGGCGGCGGCGAGGGCGGCCGCTACACCACGCTCATCGACCTCCTCAACCAGTACTACGACGACTTCGAGGCGTCCGCGCAGACCCAGCCGTCCTCCCAGCTCGCGAACGTCATCGTCGACGAGCACGAGAGCGGCACTACGCAGGCGGACGTCTTCTGGTCGGTCGACGCCGGCTCGCTGGCGTACGTCGCGGACAACGACGCCACCCGCGACCTCTCCAGCGACGCCACCTCGATGGTCGCCGACGACCGCTTCGTCACCGACCAGTGGGCGGGCGTCGCCGGCCGCTCGCGCGCGGTTCCCTACAACACCAACCAGTTCAGCGCCTCCGAGATTCCCACCAGCGTTGACGGGATTGCGACCGACGACCAGTTCACCGGCTCGCTCGGCTGGGCGCCCACGTACGGCGCGTTCCACGGGTTCGTCACCGCGATGCGCCAGCTCCGCGGCGACGACGGCACGCGCGAGTGGCTGAACAACATGCTCGACCAGAGCCCCGCGCGCTACGACAGCGAGTACGCCACCGTCTCGCAGGGCATCACGAACGGGGAGGTCGGCCTCGGCCTCACGAACCACTACTACCCCATCCTCGTGTTCGCGAGCAACCCCGACGCCCCCCTCGACCTCGCGTTCACCGAGAACGACGCCGGCGCGCTCGTCAACACCGCGGGCGCCAGCGTCCTCGACGGCGCCGGCGACCCCGATCTCGCGGAGCTGTTCGTCCGCCACCTGCTCTCCGCGGAAGCACAGGAGTTCCTCGCCACCCGCGGGTTCGCGTTCCCGATGATAGAAGGCGTCGAGCCGGTCGGCCCGCTTCCGACCATCGACGAGCTGTCGCCGCCGGACATCGACCTCCAGTCGCTGTCGGACGTCCAGCCCACCATCGAACTCCTCGAAGACGTCGGCATCCTCTCGTAG
- a CDS encoding dolichyl-phosphate hexose transferase has translation MSESDGRYTLDDVTVVMGTYNEEAAIETVLEDIDEVTDGRASVVCVDSSDDRTPEIARDHGARVVRQEPLGYGVAVRSALYEADTEVVITTDCDDTYPMERIPDFLDYVNEGYDVVSGDRLYWGADEMPAVNRLGNATFAAVASLFVGERVHDTTTGMRAYRRDVIDAIDWTQNTGLSAELLIRPLCRDYDVIEVPIEYDERLGETKLDPLEGGAEILGSILKVCGEERLRGLLR, from the coding sequence ATGTCAGAGTCCGACGGCCGGTACACGCTCGACGACGTCACCGTCGTCATGGGGACGTACAACGAGGAAGCCGCAATCGAGACCGTTCTCGAAGACATCGACGAGGTCACGGACGGCCGCGCGAGCGTCGTCTGCGTCGATAGCTCCGACGACCGAACGCCGGAAATCGCGCGCGACCACGGCGCCCGCGTCGTCCGACAGGAGCCGCTGGGCTACGGCGTCGCCGTCCGCTCGGCGCTGTACGAGGCCGACACCGAGGTCGTGATTACGACCGACTGCGACGACACCTACCCAATGGAGCGCATCCCCGACTTCCTCGACTACGTCAACGAGGGCTACGACGTCGTCAGCGGCGACCGTCTCTACTGGGGCGCCGACGAGATGCCCGCCGTCAACCGCCTCGGCAACGCCACGTTCGCCGCCGTCGCGTCGCTGTTCGTCGGCGAGCGCGTCCACGACACCACCACGGGGATGCGCGCGTACCGCCGCGACGTCATCGACGCCATCGACTGGACGCAGAACACCGGCCTCTCCGCGGAACTGCTCATCCGCCCGCTCTGTCGGGACTACGACGTCATCGAAGTCCCCATCGAGTACGACGAGCGCCTCGGCGAGACGAAACTCGACCCCCTCGAGGGCGGCGCCGAGATTCTGGGCTCGATTCTGAAGGTCTGCGGCGAAGAACGCCTGCGCGGCCTGCTCCGCTGA
- a CDS encoding response regulator — MTGEGTDEPSADEATVLVVDDEEGLADLYAIWLRDRYTVETAYDGEAALDALDEDVDAVLLDRQMPGVSGDDVLDAIRERGLDCRVAMVTAVEPELDIVDLGFDDYLRKPVDRETLRETVDRLLRRSTYDDTVQQYFAAARKHALLTESNDPSVTESAEFEALEGRLDDLRSRLDDVVEDFDEDDYEVLFRRLSADDE; from the coding sequence ATGACAGGGGAAGGCACTGACGAACCGAGCGCCGACGAAGCCACAGTGCTGGTCGTCGACGACGAGGAAGGCCTCGCCGACCTCTACGCCATCTGGCTGCGCGACCGATACACCGTCGAGACCGCCTACGACGGCGAAGCCGCTCTCGACGCCCTCGACGAGGACGTCGACGCCGTCCTGCTGGACCGACAGATGCCCGGCGTCTCCGGCGACGACGTCCTCGACGCCATCCGGGAGCGCGGCCTCGACTGCCGCGTGGCGATGGTGACCGCCGTCGAACCCGAACTCGACATCGTCGACCTCGGCTTCGACGACTACCTCCGCAAGCCCGTCGACCGCGAGACGCTCCGCGAGACCGTCGACCGCCTGCTCCGCCGGTCGACGTACGACGACACCGTCCAGCAGTACTTCGCGGCCGCCCGCAAGCACGCGCTCCTCACGGAGTCGAACGACCCGAGCGTCACCGAGTCCGCGGAGTTCGAAGCGCTGGAAGGCCGCCTCGACGACCTCCGGAGCCGCCTCGACGACGTCGTCGAGGACTTCGACGAGGACGACTACGAAGTCCTGTTCCGCCGGCTCTCCGCCGATGACGAGTGA
- a CDS encoding alpha-1 4-glucan-protein synthase — protein sequence MTRDVCVVVPTIREYECMRAYFQNARDHGFDLDRLFVVLVTEDFCDTDGMREMLDEEGVAGAVFDGDDRDAWFDEQGLDQYSHLIPAASHAQTSFGLLYLWANDFEYGVFIDDDTLPHDEWDFFGTHLDNLAHEGEVEEVSSNEQWVNVLYQSDSDLYPRGYPYSTMDEEIETDTTETDHVVASQGLWTNVPDLDAVRILMDGDLQGQAQTRTDFEDFDRDFVAAEDNYLTVCSMNLAFRREVVPAFYQFPMDDNAWEVGRFDDIWSGVLLKRAADVVGGEIYNGAPLCEHNKAPRSTFDDLANEVAGLELNEHFWKEVAAVEPDEDSYEAVARAVGERLVESDYEEYNNGAFLAECGEYLLDWVDCCAELAEQRAVAVADD from the coding sequence ATGACCCGAGACGTCTGCGTGGTCGTGCCCACGATTCGAGAGTACGAGTGCATGCGCGCGTACTTCCAGAACGCTCGCGACCACGGCTTCGACCTGGACCGCCTGTTCGTCGTCCTCGTTACCGAGGACTTCTGTGACACCGACGGGATGCGCGAGATGCTCGACGAGGAGGGCGTCGCCGGCGCCGTCTTCGACGGCGACGACCGCGACGCGTGGTTCGACGAGCAGGGCCTCGACCAGTACAGCCACCTGATTCCGGCCGCCAGCCACGCCCAGACGTCGTTCGGCCTGCTGTACCTGTGGGCGAACGACTTCGAGTACGGCGTGTTCATCGACGACGACACGCTCCCCCACGACGAGTGGGACTTCTTCGGCACGCACCTCGACAACCTCGCCCACGAGGGGGAAGTCGAGGAGGTCTCGTCGAACGAGCAGTGGGTGAACGTCCTCTACCAGTCCGACTCGGACCTCTACCCGCGCGGGTACCCCTACTCCACGATGGACGAAGAAATCGAGACGGACACCACCGAGACCGACCACGTGGTCGCCTCGCAGGGCCTGTGGACGAACGTCCCGGACCTCGACGCGGTGCGCATCCTGATGGACGGCGACCTGCAGGGGCAGGCCCAGACGCGCACGGACTTCGAGGACTTCGACCGCGACTTCGTGGCGGCCGAGGACAACTACCTCACCGTCTGCTCGATGAACCTCGCGTTCCGCCGCGAGGTCGTGCCCGCGTTCTACCAGTTCCCGATGGACGACAACGCGTGGGAGGTCGGGCGCTTCGACGACATCTGGAGCGGCGTCCTCCTGAAGCGCGCGGCCGACGTGGTGGGTGGCGAAATCTACAACGGCGCGCCGCTGTGCGAGCACAACAAGGCGCCGCGCTCGACGTTCGACGACCTCGCCAACGAGGTCGCGGGCCTCGAACTCAACGAGCACTTCTGGAAGGAGGTCGCGGCCGTCGAACCCGACGAGGACTCCTACGAGGCAGTCGCCCGTGCAGTCGGCGAGCGCCTCGTAGAGAGCGACTACGAGGAGTACAACAACGGCGCGTTCCTCGCGGAGTGCGGGGAGTACCTGCTCGACTGGGTGGACTGCTGTGCCGAGCTGGCCGAGCAGCGCGCGGTCGCGGTCGCCGACGACTGA
- a CDS encoding protein kinase, whose translation MERHTDDSVDEERIASLRESVDADGVDALAERLHSDDADERAGAAWRLVEAATTEPTKVRAVLDDVRAAAGDDDVWVRRGATWVLAELAERQPDALSVQFSELVSLTAADDPLVQQNGVVAVAGVTKAYPARASAGLSAIARLTRSENALVRRYAEEAVEEVTAAVAERAEDAGYPVVVRAHPAYADLFPEGVSVVETGGDDDRSRPIHVSFGQNAPVHEDDRENERPEAGRPEEIPDPPDVTLEEEDVSPNLKLREGVLTTDYRADVDEDVLEHGLATVRRLRADESAVASAFAEAVEQWAGVDDHDHVVAVLGHGARWLATRYDDGDALDGRGAPVTLAEAVWNASVLTRAVSHAHSRGVVHGGLHPGAVRFVATGPRTWDAPLLGDWGFAHAASARRTPPIPGAFAAPEHRDPETYGRFDQATDVYGLGALTYFLLTGEPPGSGDERIPASERNPALPASADDLFARALAPEKRARFATVLDFQRALDDFAANLDGVSR comes from the coding sequence ATGGAACGCCACACCGACGACTCGGTCGACGAGGAGCGAATCGCGTCGCTCCGGGAGTCCGTGGACGCCGACGGCGTCGACGCGCTCGCCGAGCGCCTCCACAGCGACGACGCCGACGAGCGCGCGGGCGCCGCGTGGCGGCTCGTGGAGGCCGCCACCACCGAGCCGACGAAGGTCCGCGCCGTCCTCGACGACGTCCGGGCGGCCGCCGGAGACGACGACGTGTGGGTGCGGCGGGGCGCGACGTGGGTGCTCGCGGAGCTCGCCGAGCGCCAGCCGGACGCCCTCTCCGTGCAGTTCTCGGAGCTGGTATCGCTGACGGCGGCCGACGACCCGCTCGTCCAGCAGAACGGCGTGGTCGCGGTCGCGGGCGTGACGAAGGCCTATCCCGCGCGGGCCTCGGCGGGCCTGTCGGCGATTGCGCGGCTCACGCGCTCGGAGAACGCGCTCGTCCGGCGGTACGCCGAGGAGGCCGTCGAGGAGGTGACAGCGGCCGTCGCGGAGCGCGCGGAGGACGCCGGCTACCCGGTGGTCGTGCGCGCGCACCCGGCGTACGCGGACCTGTTCCCGGAGGGCGTCTCCGTGGTCGAGACGGGCGGCGACGACGACCGCTCGCGGCCGATTCACGTCTCGTTCGGGCAGAACGCGCCCGTCCACGAGGACGACCGAGAGAACGAGCGACCGGAGGCCGGGCGGCCCGAGGAGATACCGGACCCGCCGGACGTGACACTCGAAGAGGAAGACGTGTCGCCGAACCTGAAACTCCGAGAGGGCGTGCTCACGACGGACTACCGCGCGGACGTCGACGAGGACGTGCTCGAACACGGGCTGGCGACGGTGCGGCGGCTGCGCGCCGACGAGAGCGCGGTCGCGTCGGCGTTCGCCGAGGCGGTCGAGCAGTGGGCGGGCGTGGACGACCACGACCACGTGGTCGCCGTGCTCGGGCACGGCGCGCGCTGGCTGGCGACCCGGTACGACGACGGCGACGCGCTCGACGGCCGCGGCGCGCCGGTGACGCTCGCGGAGGCCGTCTGGAACGCCAGCGTCCTCACGCGTGCAGTCAGTCACGCCCACTCGCGGGGCGTCGTCCACGGCGGCCTCCACCCGGGCGCGGTGCGGTTCGTGGCGACGGGGCCGCGGACGTGGGACGCGCCGCTGCTGGGCGACTGGGGGTTCGCGCACGCCGCGAGCGCGCGCCGTACGCCGCCGATTCCGGGGGCGTTCGCGGCGCCAGAGCACCGCGACCCGGAGACGTACGGGCGCTTCGACCAGGCGACGGACGTCTACGGGCTGGGCGCGCTGACGTACTTCCTGCTCACCGGGGAGCCGCCGGGGAGCGGCGACGAGCGGATTCCGGCGTCCGAGCGCAACCCCGCGCTCCCGGCGAGCGCCGACGACCTGTTCGCGCGGGCGCTGGCGCCGGAGAAGCGCGCGCGGTTCGCGACCGTGCTGGACTTCCAGCGCGCGCTCGACGACTTCGCCGCGAACCTCGACGGGGTGAGCCGATGA
- a CDS encoding DUF7846 domain-containing protein, which produces MNRARTRRLVARVRASPYFASAALAVVAAVAAYALSVTVFPYHSTNHDEAVYLQQAAMLLEGQLFLRPPVEGSFRPWFFVESSRGLYSKYAPVVPAVFALGELAGDFRYALPAVAAANVALLYGVVRDAFDHRTGALAAVVLLCSPLFLVQSGVFLPYAPTTMLNLAFAFAYFRAERVGSARWAAAAGVAVGLAFFARPYTAVLFATPFVVHAVWTLREPLRERRVSPLFRRRVATAALGLCGVSVALAYNAVVTGDPFVFPYQAFAPLDGLGFGHREILNHEIQYTPRLALRANASVLEQFVTEWAPLGALGVPLAAVGALVTQRRGWSWRQAVLAGVAVSVVVGNVYFWGNFNVLGDVEDPNGLITTLGPYYHFDLLVPVSAFAATGVLAAADRVRDAAASRRSANRAVAVTLAVLLVASAVLGGVAASASTEQVRENADITDHYEAAYEPFEPEPPANSVVFVPDPYGDWLNHPFQPLRNDPGFDGRAVYGVDERQLAVADAYPDRALYRYVYRGSWSPYGDEPVEPDLRRIHVAGGDALTVDAQLGLPSWTQTVTVTLSADGEEAYLTLTPGNASRANVDVHVADGRVRLSAGDENASVPLGEAASVTLDAHVDGGYGAGYAYRVRFPVQRTEDGYRTMTPYRELCTDLRNCEGGAAYVPGVGPDGAYVNTSVRSE; this is translated from the coding sequence ATGAACCGAGCGCGCACGCGCCGACTCGTCGCTCGCGTCCGCGCCAGCCCGTACTTCGCGTCCGCGGCGCTGGCGGTCGTCGCCGCAGTCGCGGCGTACGCGCTCTCGGTCACCGTCTTCCCGTACCACTCCACGAACCACGACGAGGCCGTCTACCTCCAGCAGGCAGCGATGCTCTTGGAGGGGCAACTGTTCCTCCGCCCGCCCGTCGAGGGCTCGTTCCGCCCGTGGTTCTTCGTGGAGTCGTCGCGGGGCCTCTACTCGAAGTACGCGCCAGTCGTGCCCGCGGTGTTCGCGCTCGGCGAACTCGCCGGGGACTTCCGGTACGCGCTCCCCGCGGTCGCCGCCGCCAACGTCGCGTTGCTGTACGGCGTCGTCCGCGACGCCTTCGACCACCGCACGGGCGCCCTCGCGGCCGTCGTGCTGTTGTGCTCGCCGCTGTTCCTCGTGCAGTCCGGCGTCTTCCTCCCGTACGCGCCCACGACGATGCTGAACCTCGCGTTCGCGTTCGCGTACTTCCGCGCCGAGCGCGTCGGGAGCGCGCGCTGGGCGGCCGCCGCCGGCGTCGCCGTCGGGCTGGCGTTCTTCGCGCGGCCGTACACCGCGGTCCTGTTCGCGACGCCGTTCGTCGTCCACGCCGTCTGGACGCTCCGCGAGCCGCTCCGAGAGCGCCGCGTCTCCCCGCTGTTCCGGCGCCGCGTCGCGACCGCCGCGCTCGGCCTCTGCGGCGTGAGCGTCGCGCTCGCGTACAACGCCGTCGTCACGGGCGACCCCTTCGTGTTCCCGTATCAGGCGTTCGCGCCGCTGGACGGCCTCGGGTTCGGGCACCGCGAGATACTGAACCACGAAATCCAGTACACCCCCCGGCTGGCGCTACGCGCGAACGCCAGCGTCCTCGAACAGTTCGTCACCGAGTGGGCGCCGCTGGGCGCCCTCGGCGTGCCGCTGGCGGCCGTCGGCGCGCTCGTCACCCAGCGCCGCGGCTGGTCGTGGCGGCAGGCCGTGCTCGCGGGCGTCGCGGTCAGCGTCGTCGTCGGGAACGTCTACTTCTGGGGGAACTTCAACGTCCTCGGGGACGTCGAGGACCCGAACGGCCTGATTACGACGCTCGGCCCGTACTACCACTTCGACCTGCTCGTGCCCGTGAGCGCGTTCGCCGCGACGGGCGTGCTCGCCGCCGCCGACCGGGTGCGCGACGCGGCCGCGAGCCGGCGCTCCGCGAACCGCGCCGTCGCGGTCACGCTCGCCGTCCTGCTCGTCGCGAGCGCCGTCCTCGGCGGCGTCGCGGCGTCGGCGAGCACCGAGCAGGTACGGGAGAACGCCGACATCACGGACCACTACGAGGCCGCCTACGAGCCCTTCGAGCCCGAGCCGCCCGCGAACAGCGTCGTCTTCGTCCCGGACCCGTACGGCGACTGGCTGAACCACCCGTTCCAGCCACTCCGAAACGACCCCGGCTTCGACGGCCGCGCCGTCTACGGGGTCGACGAGCGCCAGCTCGCCGTCGCGGACGCATACCCCGACCGCGCGCTCTACCGGTACGTCTACCGGGGGTCGTGGTCGCCGTACGGCGACGAGCCGGTCGAACCCGACCTCCGGCGCATCCACGTCGCGGGCGGGGACGCCCTGACCGTGGACGCACAACTGGGACTGCCGTCGTGGACGCAGACGGTGACGGTCACGCTGTCCGCCGACGGCGAGGAGGCGTACCTCACGCTCACGCCGGGGAACGCGTCGAGAGCAAACGTCGACGTCCACGTCGCCGACGGGCGCGTGCGGCTGTCCGCCGGCGACGAGAACGCGTCGGTACCGCTGGGCGAGGCGGCCAGCGTCACGCTGGACGCGCACGTGGACGGCGGCTACGGCGCGGGGTACGCCTACCGCGTGCGGTTTCCGGTCCAGCGGACCGAGGATGGCTACCGGACGATGACGCCGTACCGCGAGCTCTGCACGGACCTGCGGAACTGTGAGGGCGGCGCGGCGTACGTCCCCGGTGTCGGGCCGGACGGCGCGTACGTGAACACGTCGGTGAGAAGCGAGTGA
- a CDS encoding ABC transporter ATP-binding protein: MADSELTTDAAVEPDRDGPTDAADAVLELDGVTKEYGSETAVTDLSLSVRDGELLTLLGPSGCGKTTTLRMLAGLERPSDGVISLADEEVAGPSTFVEAQSRGVGIVFQDFALFPHLSVRENVAFGLTDRDGDAADERVDELLDLVDMPGMGDRSPDQLSGGQQQRVALARSLAPEPDILLLDEPFSNLDVRLRVEMREEVRRILKEAGVTAVSVTHDQEEALSISDRVAVLNDGRLEQVGDPEAVFEHPESRFVASFLGQAGFLSARVGSDTVDTSIGSYDRTLLKGLADGYAGAMVDVLVRPDDLRAVPDNEANANGTIVRRQYTGPSFIYHVELDNGDVVRCLHNHAEDMTVGEPVTVDLVADHSLAWYPKQG; the protein is encoded by the coding sequence ATGGCTGACAGCGAACTCACGACGGACGCGGCGGTCGAACCCGACAGAGACGGACCGACCGACGCCGCCGACGCGGTCCTCGAACTCGACGGCGTGACCAAGGAGTACGGCTCCGAAACCGCAGTCACGGACCTCTCGTTGTCTGTCCGCGACGGCGAACTCCTCACGCTGCTGGGGCCGTCGGGCTGCGGGAAGACGACGACGCTACGCATGCTCGCGGGCCTCGAACGCCCCAGCGACGGCGTCATCTCGCTGGCCGACGAGGAGGTCGCGGGGCCCTCGACGTTCGTGGAAGCCCAGTCCCGGGGCGTCGGCATCGTCTTCCAGGACTTCGCGCTGTTCCCGCACCTCTCCGTGCGGGAGAACGTCGCGTTCGGGCTCACCGACCGCGACGGCGACGCCGCCGACGAGCGCGTCGACGAACTCCTCGACCTCGTGGACATGCCCGGGATGGGCGACCGCTCGCCCGACCAGCTCTCGGGCGGCCAGCAGCAGCGGGTGGCGCTCGCGCGCAGCCTCGCGCCCGAGCCCGACATCCTCCTGCTGGACGAGCCGTTCTCGAACCTGGACGTCCGCCTGCGCGTGGAGATGCGCGAGGAGGTCCGGCGCATCCTCAAGGAGGCCGGCGTCACCGCCGTCTCCGTCACGCACGACCAGGAGGAAGCGCTCTCCATCTCGGACCGCGTCGCCGTGCTGAACGACGGCCGCCTCGAACAGGTCGGCGACCCCGAGGCGGTGTTCGAGCACCCCGAGTCGCGGTTCGTCGCGTCGTTCCTCGGGCAGGCGGGGTTCCTCTCCGCGCGCGTCGGCAGCGACACCGTGGACACGTCCATCGGGAGCTACGACCGCACCCTGTTGAAGGGGCTGGCGGACGGCTACGCGGGCGCGATGGTGGACGTGCTCGTGCGGCCGGACGACCTCCGCGCCGTCCCCGACAACGAGGCCAACGCCAACGGGACCATCGTCCGCCGCCAGTACACGGGGCCGTCGTTCATCTACCACGTCGAACTAGATAACGGCGACGTCGTGCGCTGTCTGCACAACCACGCCGAGGACATGACCGTCGGCGAACCAGTCACCGTCGACCTCGTCGCCGACCACTCGCTGGCGTGGTACCCCAAGCAGGGATGA
- a CDS encoding ABC transporter permease produces MAARERLARLRTAVGGDDEPGLSLAVLAGAVAAFVSLPLLGLLVRASNYGFGHLVGLLTETGSLDVLVNSLVLVFWVTLGCVLVGVPLAVLTVQTDLPGRRFWTVVAALPLVVPSYIGAFTFVSAFGPQGDLADALAPLGVERIPAIYGLHGTALVLILFTYPYVFLTTRAALLSFDGTLVEAARTLNHSRWEAFKRVTVPQILPGVTAGALLAALYALSDFGTPSIMRYEVFTQQIYVAQRSLGVPEGYPALLSMQLLAVVAVVLALEARIGEGDASYVSRGSRQPGQITLGAWKWPALAFCASVATLALGVPLGVLAWWFEQAGQAVFEFEPVVAWNSLRVAAAAALAASLLALPVAGYAARSTSLFSTLTDRLTYVGYAIPGVVVALALLYLSTEFAQSLYKTVPLLVFAYVVRFLPQAVGTVRSSVLQVDPKLTEAARTLGRSPTGAFRNVTLPLIAPGVAAGAALVFLTTMKELPATLMLSPIGFETLVSYIWLVRGAGSYGAAAIPALVLVGVSALSMVVILAQERYNG; encoded by the coding sequence ATGGCAGCCCGCGAGCGCCTCGCACGCCTCCGAACCGCCGTCGGCGGCGACGACGAGCCGGGGCTCTCGCTCGCCGTGCTGGCGGGCGCCGTCGCGGCGTTCGTCTCCCTGCCGCTGCTCGGCCTGCTCGTGCGCGCGTCGAACTACGGGTTCGGCCACCTCGTCGGCCTCCTCACGGAGACCGGCAGCCTCGACGTGCTCGTCAACAGCCTCGTGCTCGTGTTCTGGGTGACGCTGGGATGCGTGCTCGTCGGCGTGCCGCTGGCCGTGCTCACCGTCCAGACGGACCTCCCCGGGCGGCGGTTCTGGACGGTCGTCGCCGCGCTCCCGCTTGTCGTCCCCAGCTACATCGGCGCGTTCACGTTCGTCTCCGCGTTCGGCCCGCAGGGCGACCTCGCGGACGCGCTCGCGCCGCTGGGCGTCGAACGCATCCCCGCCATCTACGGCCTCCACGGCACCGCGCTCGTGTTGATTCTGTTCACGTACCCGTACGTCTTCCTCACGACGCGGGCCGCCCTCCTCTCGTTCGACGGCACGCTCGTCGAAGCCGCGCGCACGCTCAACCACTCCCGCTGGGAGGCGTTCAAGCGCGTCACCGTCCCCCAGATTCTGCCCGGGGTGACGGCGGGCGCGCTGCTGGCAGCGCTGTACGCGCTCTCGGACTTCGGGACGCCCTCCATCATGCGCTACGAGGTGTTCACCCAGCAGATTTACGTCGCCCAGCGCAGCCTCGGCGTCCCCGAGGGCTACCCCGCGTTGCTCTCGATGCAGCTGCTGGCGGTGGTCGCGGTCGTCCTCGCGCTCGAAGCCCGCATCGGCGAGGGCGACGCCTCCTACGTCTCCCGGGGCTCCCGCCAGCCCGGCCAAATCACGCTCGGCGCGTGGAAGTGGCCGGCGCTGGCGTTCTGCGCGAGCGTCGCCACCCTCGCACTGGGCGTGCCGCTTGGCGTGCTCGCGTGGTGGTTCGAGCAGGCCGGCCAAGCGGTCTTCGAGTTCGAACCCGTGGTCGCGTGGAACTCCCTGAGGGTCGCGGCCGCCGCCGCGCTCGCCGCGTCCCTGCTGGCGCTGCCCGTCGCCGGGTACGCCGCGCGCTCGACGTCGCTGTTCTCCACGCTCACCGACCGCCTGACGTACGTCGGCTACGCGATTCCCGGCGTCGTCGTCGCGCTCGCGCTGCTGTACCTCTCCACGGAGTTCGCCCAGTCGCTGTACAAGACCGTGCCGCTGCTCGTGTTCGCGTACGTCGTGCGCTTCCTCCCGCAGGCGGTCGGCACCGTGCGGTCGTCGGTCCTCCAGGTGGACCCGAAGCTCACGGAGGCCGCGCGCACGCTCGGCCGGTCGCCGACGGGCGCGTTCCGGAACGTGACGCTGCCGCTCATCGCGCCCGGCGTCGCCGCCGGCGCGGCGCTGGTCTTCCTCACGACGATGAAAGAGCTGCCGGCGACGCTGATGCTGAGTCCGATAGGCTTTGAAACCCTCGTCTCGTACATCTGGCTCGTCAGAGGGGCCGGCTCGTACGGCGCGGCCGCGATTCCCGCGCTCGTGCTCGTGGGCGTGTCCGCGCTCTCGATGGTCGTCATCCTCGCTCAGGAACGATACAATGGCTGA